From a region of the Haematobia irritans isolate KBUSLIRL chromosome 4, ASM5000362v1, whole genome shotgun sequence genome:
- the PlexB gene encoding plexin B — protein MMVAVHQSVVSFFSHKYSSLLTSSFVKNEYTAIKRHHRKRKRKSLQWPIRLLLYAFCLLCLRPYQNAFGFVGVEAANPSSSSSARSPISNTTNTQQSQQYSHADIVAQFTLPQATTTNNFHSLSQSPTAATNFKNATLASTPATKSIFKNYFTHLAYDYKHNVFYAGATNKILQLNENLRVLKQAVTGPQRDSPQCHASGCSEDVETSMVNNHNKILIVSYAQGGILIACGSVRQGACDIYSLTHFPTNPRFIDIPLAANDEFASTYAFVGPAEYSWKKEDILYVGTTFTNVGDYRHDVPAISSRRLADLNYAEFEIKQSIINIDVKYRDHFLVNYIYGFNSSEFAYFAIVQKRSHLAEEAGYVTRLARICITDSNYDSYTEITIQCLATQDNEDYNILRDAKITVAGQKLAQQMGIKRGDHVLVAVFSPSKDITSQPEDKSAMCIYSLKEIEDAFNENIHLCFNGTIKDRNLGYISGTIDDGRCPGTTGNVYSFCNVGLKISGVAPIAAHALFHFDNVSVTSVTTTTTGPHSLAFLGTEGGSIKKVLLSGQQPGEYDEIMVDPGNRILQDTVMSPKKDFLYVLSKNKVTKMRMEHCSQYTNCTSCLESRDPFCGWCSLEKHCTVRSTCQKDTSAERWLSLGSGQQCIDFESILPDKIPITEVIQVQLMIRTLPEHYSGKYRCVFGNSTPIDAEVLENGLACMTPPPEERPLIPPNMDHVSVPLSVRSSETNKDFVTRSFTFFDCTRHNTCQTCVHSPWNCNWCIYDNKCMHKMQKCRNLEKVIVRETECPHMRRSREPILLPVKVPKEIRFEIENLPKPKNAPYGFMCTVQIEAAQMMLPARIESNRIIVCEKTPYFYEANTIEYQARVDITWNRQNYIDTAYVTLYKCDVLGSHREHADCSLCVTREPKYQCTWCGNTCAYNETCPMGSSSNGGDHDITSATSTSSSLVTSPSHKFNECPKPRIDMIKPLFGPIEGGTLITIEGSNLGIREEDVRGKISIGSVPCELVNYEISVKIECRTGAVNHELTAPVKVFNDAGFTESSVQFQFKDIQLNGLTPTRGPKSGGTQISLIGKYLNIGSNIKAFLDEYECHINITQVSSSRLTCITSEATQPEPIRMLRLIVDGANRTYTCQTPHHQQQQQQQRQPFSSIYDQQISFHNNYNYLLPSLTRPCSIFNYTQDPTIMEIKPLVSFASGGRLLTVHGMNLDSIQKPELEVYYENERLNKTSCVVINSSQMECPSPTVSRQFLEYKVLVDQQRDQDYNQAPAIAQSTSAGYHTIHKRSNHPYGGETSDLYSTIGTNSRYHESNLYQAQDVAAFVKIRETQLNLQLGFVMDNVQCVKDLAKFFPSLRSTIVYFQDPKYHAFPDNLKLYKGDALVIEGELLNIAADESDVNVTIGTAQCNITSLTMTQLLCTPPEKQPAGTDENNIAQSNDLPLVVVTVGRNLRFVIGHIKYDILKPFTFSHAMWVIIFTILIVLMLLIAAFFIYRRKSTQAEREYKRIQIQMITLESNVRSECKQAFAELQTDMSDLTADLETTGIPTLDHVNYIMKVFFPGVTDHPILNSPKMRMNNFHTNYDTAMLQFEQLISNKYFVLTFIETLEAQKSFNIRDKVNVASLLMIVLMTKMEYATEILKCLLLRLVDKSVCNKYPQLMLRRTESVVEKMLTNFMAICMYDYLKEYAGSSLFLLFKAIKHQIEKGLVDAITHDARYSLSKERLLHEQIPHSIVVLNIIQDDLDEKVQCKVLDWDSISQVKSKILDALFKNTPFSMRPSVHEVDLEWRHGRDGHLILQDEDLTTKTINGWKRLNTLAHYGVKESAVMSLVARQNDCNNMPYGKQYQPPYNNFYFINNSQSHIIMNNDIESGLQQPRVYHLVKPMLPDHYMNIKNSAMSGGNNGSANGEPIHKTIPEVYLTRLLAAKGTVQKFVDDFFATILTVNEELPPAVKWLFDLLDEAARRHDIYDPDIVHAWKSNSLPLRFWVNFIKNPDFIFDVNKTVTVDASLSGIAQAFMDACSTTEHRLGKDSPSNKLLFAKDIPQYRKMVKQFYSDVARLPQISDMEMSTAMHHLSIQQNDEFDTIAALKELYIYVTKYNEQITDALENDINCKKMYLAHKLKNVALTLDGDETSAC, from the coding sequence atgatgGTGGCCGTCCATCAAAGTGTCGTCTCATTTTTTAGCCACAAATATTCATCGTTGTTAACATCATCATTTGTAAAAAACGAGTATACTGCCATTAAAAGACATCATCGCAAGCGAAAACGAAAATCCCTACAGTGGCCGATACGTCTATTGCTCTATGCATTTTGCCTGCTGTGCCTGAGGCCATACCAAAATGCATTTGGATTTGTGGGGGTGGAGGCCGCAAATCCCTCTTCGTCATCGTCGGCGAGGAGCCCCATCTCGAATACAACAAATACTCAACAAAGTCAACAGTATTCTCATGCGGACATTGTCGCTCAGTTCACATTGCCGCAAGCCACAACAACGAATAATTTTCATTCTCTCTCACAGTCCCCGACTGCTGCTACCAATTTTAAGAATGCCACACTAGCGTCGACTCCAGCCACTAAGAGTATCTTCAAGAATTACTTCACCCATCTGGCCTACGATTATAAGCACAATGTTTTCTATGCTGGAgccacgaataaaattttgcaattaaatGAGAATCTGAGAGTGCTGAAGCAGGCCGTCACTGGTCCTCAACGCGACTCACCCCAGTGCCACGCTAGTGGTTGTTCAGAGGACGTTGAAACGTCCATGGTGAATAATCATAACAAAATACTTATTGTCAGTTACGCCCAAGGCGGTATTTTAATTGCCTGCGGGAGTGTAAGACAAGGAGCCTGTGATATTTACAGTTTAACCCATTTCCCTACAAATCCCCGATTCATCGATATTCCATTGGCAGCAAACGACGAATTTGCTTCGACCTATGCTTTTGTGGGACCGGCCGAGTACTCTTGGAAGAAAGAGGATATTTTATATGTGGGCACCACCTTCACTAATGTCGGTGATTACCGTCATGATGTGCCGGCCATATCGTCCCGTCGCTTGGCTGACCTAAACTATGCTGAATTTGAGATTAAACAATCCATAATAAACATTGATGTCAAGTACAGGGATCATTTTTTGGTCAATTATATTTACGGTTTTAATTCATCGGAATTTGCCTATTTTGCCATAGTGCAGAAACGCTCACATCTGGCTGAAGAAGCCGGCTATGTAACCCGTCTGGCCCGCATTTGTATTACAGATTCGAATTACGACAGCTATACCGAAATTACCATACAATGCTTGGCCACTCAAGACAATGAGGACTACAATATTCTAAGGGATGCAAAAATTACTGTGGCTGGACAAAAGTTGGCCCAACAAATGGGTATTAAGCGAGGCGATCATGTCCTCGTTGCGGTGTTCTCGCCCTCCAAGGACATAACAAGTCAACCCGAAGACAAATCGGCAATGTGCATTTATAGTCTTAAGGAAATCGAAGATGCATTTAATGAAAACATCCATCTATGCTTCAATGGTACTATAAAAGACCGCAATCTCGGCTATATATCAGGCACAATAGATGATGGACGTTGTCCTGGAACCACGGGTAACGTTTATAGTTTTTGTAACGTGGGTTTGAAAATTAGTGGTGTAGCACCCATAGCTGCCCATGCATTAttccattttgacaatgtttcggTAACTTCTGTAACAACTACCACCACAGGACCGCATTCTTTGGCTTTTCTAGGAACCGAAGGGGGTTCCATAAAAAAAGTATTGTTGTCGGGACAACAACCCGGAGAATATGATGAAATTATGGTTGATCCTGGTAATCGTATTTTGCAAGACACTGTGATGTCTCCGaagaaagattttctatacgTTCTGTCCAAGAATAAGGTGACGAAAATGCGTATGGAACACTGCTCGCAATACACAAATTGCACATCTTGTTTGGAATCCCGCGATCCCTTCTGTGGCTGGTGTTCACTAGAGAAACATTGTACGGTTCGCTCCACCTGCCAAAAAGACACATCGGCTGAACGTTGGCTTTCCTTGGGTAGTGGGCAACAATGTATCGATTTTGAGTCGATATTGCCAGACAAAATTCCCATCACCGAAGTTATACAAGTCCAACTAATGATCCGCACTTTACCCGAGCACTACAGTGGCAAATATCGAtgtgtctttggcaattcaACACCAATCGACGCAGAGGTTTTGGAAAATGGTCTAGCTTGTATGACTCCGCCGCCAGAAGAGAGGCCACTCATACCACCAAACATGGACCATGTCTCGGTTCCACTTTCTGTGCGGAGTTCGGAAACCAATAAAGATTTTGTTACTCGTTCATTCACATTCTTCGACTGCACTCGACACAATACATGTCAAACATGCGTCCATAGCCCCTGGAACTGCAACTGGTGTATTTATGACAACAAATGCATGcacaaaatgcaaaaatgtCGCAATTTGGAAAAAGTGATAGTCCGAGAGACTGAGTGCCCCCATATGCGTCGCTCAAGAGAACCCATTTTACTGCCTGTGAAGGTGCCCAAAGAAATCCGTTTCGAGATTGAGAATCTACCCAAGCCGAAGAACGCTCCATACGGTTTCATGTGCACAGTACAAATTGAGGCTGCTCAAATGATGCTTCCGGCCCGCATTGAATCGAATCGCATTATTGTATGTGAAAAGACGCCGTATTTCTACGAGGCAAACACTATTGAATATCAAGCGAGAGTTGATATTACCTGGAAtcgacaaaattatatagataCGGCTTATGTAACTCTGTATAAATGTGATGTTTTAGGTTCCCATAGAGAGCATGCAGATTGCAGTTTGTGTGTGACCAGAGAGCCAAAGTACCAGTGTACTTGGTGCGGTAACACTTGTGCTTACAATGAAACTTGTCCCATGGGGTCTTCCTCAAATGGGGGAGATCACGACATAACATCAGCTACCTCAACGTCGTCGTCGCTTGTGACATCACCTTCGCATAAATTCAACGAGTGTCCCAAGCCTAGAATTGACATGATTAAACCCCTATTTGGGCCTATTGAAGGTGGCACTCTAATAACTATAGAAGGCAGTAACTTGGGTATAAGAGAGGAAGATGTCAGGggcaaaatttccataggcTCTGTGCCATGTGAATTGGTCAATTATGAAATTTCGGTTAAAATTGAGTGCCGGACAGGGGCTGTCAATCATGAGCTTACTGCTCCCGTTAAGGTCTTCAATGATGCTGGTTTCACAGAATCTAGTGTTCAATTCCAATTTAAGGATATACAACTTAATGGCTTAACACCTACGAGAGGTCCTAAGTCGGGAGGCACCCAAATATCTCTAATAGGCAAATATCTCAATATTGGATCAAATATCAAGGCCTTTTTGGATGAATATGAATGTCACATAAACATCACTCAGGTATCGTCTTCACGACTCACTTGTATAACATCAGAGGCCACCCAACCCGAACCCATTCGTATGCTACGCCTCATTGTAGATGGTGCCAATCGCACCTACACCTGTCAAACACCTCAccatcaacaacaacagcagcagcaaagaCAACCATTTAGCTCCATCTACGATCAGCAAATATCATTCCACAACAATtacaattatttgttgccttcactAACACGCCCTTGTTCCATTTTTAATTATACACAAGACCCCACCATCATGGAAATAAAGCCGTTGGTCAGTTTTGCAAGCGGAGGCCGCTTGTTAACGGTGCATGGTATGAATTTGGACTCCATACAGAAACCCGAGTTGGAAGTTTACTATGAGAACGAGCGATTGAATAAGACATCGTGTGTGGTTATAAACTCCAGCCAAATGGAATGCCCTTCTCCCACGGTATCGAGACAATTTCTTGAATATAAGGTTTTGGTAGATCAGCAACGGGATCAGGACTACAATCAAGCGCCAGCCATAGCCCAATCGACATCAGCTGGCTATCATACGATACACAAGCGCAGTAACCACCCGTATGGAGGAGAAACTTCTGACCTATATAGCACCATAGGCACTAATAGTCGTTATCACGAAAGCAATTTGTATCAGGCTCAAGATGTGGCTGCCTTTGTGAAGATACGTGAGACGCAATTAAATCTTCAACTTGGTTTCGTAATGGACAATGTCCAGTGTGTCAAAGACTTGGCAAAGTTCTTTCCCAGTTTGCGCAGCACTATAGTGTATTTCCAAGATCCCAAATACCACGCATTCCCCGACAACTTGAAACTGTACAAGGGTGACGCATTGGTCATAGAGGGAGAACTATTGAATATAGCCGCCGACGAGTCCGATGTCAATGTGACCATAGGAACAGCCCAGTGCAATATCACCAGCCTTACCATGACGCAATTACTGTGTACGCCACCTGAGAAGCAACCTGCCGGCACTGATGAAAACAACATTGCCCAATCCAATGATCTACCACTGGTTGTGGTAACCGTAGGACGCAACTTACGTTTCGTCATTGGCCATATTAAATACGATATACTTAAGCCCTTCACGTTTTCCCATGCCATGTGGGTGATTATTTTCACCATTCTAATTGTACTTATGTTATTGATAGCAGCATTCTTTATATATCGTCGCAAGTCGACACAAGCCGAGCGCGAATACAAGCGCATACAAATCCAAATGATAACACTGGAGAGCAATGTGAGGTCGGAGTGTAAACAAGCATTTGCCGAATTGCAAACCGATATGAGCGATTTGACAGCTGACCTGGAGACTACCGGTATACCCACGCTAGATCATGTCAACTATATCATGAAGGTATTCTTCCCCGGAGTAACCGATCATCCCATACTCAATTCACCAAAAATGCGTATGAACAATTTCCACACAAACTACGACACTGCCATGTTGCAATTCGAGCAATTAATTAGTAATAAGTATTTCGTCCTCACCTTCATCGAAACTCTGGAAGCCCAGAAATCATTCAACATACGTGATAAGGTAAATGTGGCCTCTTTGCTCATGATAGTTCTGATGACCAAAATGGAATATGCCACCGAGATATTGAAGTGTCTGCTGTTGCGTTTGGTAGACAAATCCGTGTGCAACAAATATCCCCAGTTGATGTTAAGGCGTACAGAGAGTGTGGTGGAAAAGATGCTAACTAATTTTATGGCCATATGCATGTACGACTATCTGAAAGAGTATGCTGGTTCCAGCCTATTCCTACTCTTCAAAGCCATCAAGCATCAAATTGAAAAGGGTTTGGTCGATGCCATAACACACGATGCCCGTTACTCATTGTCCAAGGAGCGTTTGCTGCACGAACAAATACCACATTCCATAGTGGTTCTGAATATCATCCAAGATGATCTGGATGAAAAGGTCCAGTGCAAGGTATTGGATTGGGATTCGATATCTCAGGTAAAATCAAAAATACTGGACGCCCTATTCAAAAATACACCATTTTCGATGAGACCATCAGTGCATGAGGTCGACTTGGAATGGCGTCATGGCCGTGATGGTCACTTGATATTGCAGGACGAAGATTTAACAACGAAAACAATAAATGGCTGGAAACGTTTGAACACTCTCGCCCATTATGGAGTGAAAGAGTCGGCCGTGATGAGCTTGGTGGCGCGACAAAATGATTGCAACAACATGCCATATGGCAAGCAGTACCAACCAccctacaataatttctacttcatAAACAATTCACAATCACACATTATCATGAACAATGATATAGAGTCGGGATTGCAGCAACCACGCGTCTATCATTTGGTCAAACCCATGCTGCCCGACCATTATATGAACATAAAGAATTCAGCCATGTCCGGAGGCAACAATGGTTCGGCCAATGGTGAGCCCATCCATAAGACCATTCCTGAAGTCTATTTGACTCGTTTGCTGGCAGCTAAAGGTACAGTCCAGAAATTCGTCGATGATTTCTTTGCCACGATACTCACTGTCAATGAAGAACTACCGCCAGCGGTAAAATGGCTATTCGATTTGCTAGATGAGGCTGCTCGCCGACATGACATATACGATCCAGATATAGTGCATGCCTGGAAATCGAATAGTTTACCCCTACGATTCTGggtaaatttcatcaaaaatccaGACTTTATATTCGATGTAAATAAAACAGTGACGGTAGATGCAAGTTTGAGTGGCATAGCACAGGCCTTTATGGATGCCTGTTCGACTACAGAGCATCGTTTGGGCAAGGATTCACCCTCGAAcaaattattatttgctaaggATATACCACAATATCGAAAAATGGTTAAACAGTTTTACAGTGATGTGGCGAGATTGCCACAAATTAGCGACATGGAAATGAGCACTGCCATGCATCATCTGTCCATACAACAGAACGATGAATTCGACACCATAGCCGctcttaaggaactgtatatataCGTTACCAAATACAATGAACAGATAACGGATGCCTTAGAAAATGATATTAATTGTAAGAAAATGTATCTGGCCCACAAACTGAAGAATGTTGCACTTACCCTGGACGGTGACGAGACATCAGCTTGCTGA